In the Hordeum vulgare subsp. vulgare chromosome 7H, MorexV3_pseudomolecules_assembly, whole genome shotgun sequence genome, one interval contains:
- the LOC123412098 gene encoding beta-1,2-xylosyltransferease XAX1-like — protein sequence MASTAYARGSKPPAGPGERRQPRLAKELSRIEPKKLGIGLVAGCCLALLTYISFARLFAIYSPVFESTSMVMKNAPPASTAVPSTEQAVPVQKKVEVEEQKDLGGGDAEPKEPGFPQETKIDEKAETPAETESTEKEETAVTKPDGGDKTEEAKAKMTCDENAVDEGFPYARPSVCELTGDVRVSPKEKTMFFINPAGAGPFDDNGEKKIRPYARKDTFLLPGVVEVTIKSVASPVSAPACARRHDVPAVVFSTAGYTDNFFHDNTDVMIPLFLSTAHFAGEVQLLITNFKPWWVKKFAPLLKKLSNYEVINFDKEEEVHCFPGGQLGLYRDRDLIIAPHATRNPHNYTMVDYNRFLRRAFGLPRDVPAVLGEKTTVRPKMLMIERKGTRKLLNLPAVRALCEQLGFEVTVAEAGADVRAFAETVNAADVLLAVHGAGLTNQIFLPTGAVLVQIVPWGKMDWMATNFYGQPARDMQLRYVEYYVSEEETTLKDKYSRDHYVFKNPMQIHAQGWPALAEIVMKQDVMVNVTRFKPFLLKALDQLQD from the exons ATGGCGTCCACGGCGTACGCGCGCGGGTCAAAGCCGCCGGCCGGCCCCGGCGAGCGGAGGCAGCCGCGGCTGGCCAAGGAGCTGAGCAGGATCGAGCCTAAGAAGCTCGGGATTGGGCTCGTCGCCGGCTGCTGCCTCGCCCTCCTCACCTACATCTCCTTCGCCCGCCTCTTCGCCATCTACTCCCCGGTCTTCG AGAGCACGTCCATGGTGATGAAGAACGCCCCGCCCGCGTCCACGGCGGTGCCCAGCACGGAGCAGGCCGTGCCGGTGCAGAAGAAGGTCGAAGTCGAGGAGCAGAAAGATCTGGGTGGAGGCGACGCGGAGCCGAAGGAGCCCGGCTTTCCACAAGAAACAAAGATCGATGAAAAGGCGGAGACCCCAGCGGAGACAGAAAGCACCGAAAAAGAGGAGACCGCGGTAACCAAACCAG ACGGTGGCGATAAAACAGAAGAGGCCAAGGCCAAGATGACCTGCGACGAGAACGCCGTCGACGAGGGCTTCCCCTACGCGCGCCCGTCCGTCTGCGAGCTCACGGGCGACGTCCGGGTCAGCCCAAAGGAGAAGACCATGTTCTTCATCAACCCGGCCGGCGCCGGCCCGTTCGACGACAACGGGGAGAAGAAGATCCGGCCGTACGCCCGCAAGGACACCTTCCTGCTCCCGGGCGTCGTGGAGGTCACCATCAAGTCCGTGGCGTCGCCGGTCTCGGCGCCCGCGTGCGCCCGGCGCCACGACGTCCCCGCGGTGGTCTTCTCCACGGCCGGCTACACCGACAACTTCTTCCACGACAACACGGACGTGATGATCCCGCTCTTCCTCTCCACGGCGCACTTCGCCGGCGAGGTGCAGCTCCTCATCACCAACTTCAAGCCGTGGTGGGTCAAGAAATTCGCGCCGCTGCTCAAGAAGCTGTCCAACTATGAGGTGATCAACttcgacaaggaggaggaggtgcactGCTTCCCCGGCGGGCAGCTCGGGCTATACCGCGACCGCGACCTCATCATCGCCCCGCACGCGACCCGCAACCCGCACAACTACACCATGGTGGACTACAACCGGTTCCTCCGCCGCGCGTTCGGCCTGCCGCGGGACGTCCCCGCGGTGCTCGGCGAGAAGACGACCGTCAGGCCCAAGATGCTCATGATCGAGCGCAAGGGCACGCGCAAGCTGCTCAACCTGCCCGCCGTCCGTGCCCTCTGCGAGCAGCTCGGCttcgaggtgaccgtggcggaggCCGGCGCGGACGTGCGTGCGTTCGCCGAGACCGTCAACGCCGCCGACGTGCTCCTGGCCGTGCACGGCGCCGGGCTGACCAACCAGATCTTCCTGCCCACGGGCGCCGTGCTGGTGCAGATCGTGCCGTGGGGCAAGATGGACTGGATGGCCACCAACTTCTACGGGCAGCCGGCGCGCGACATGCAGCTCCGGTACGTCGAGTACTACGTGTCCGAGGAGGAGACGACTCTCAAGGACAAGTACTCCCGAGACCACTACGTGTTCAAGAACCCCATGCAGATCCACGCGCAGGGATGGCCGGCGCTCGCAGAGATCGTCATGAAGCAGGATGTCATGGTCAATGTCACCAGATTCAAGCCGTTTCTCCTCAAGGCGCTGGACCAGCTGCAGGATTGA